The DNA window AACCCGACAAATGACTGATAAATCGGGCTGAACAACGGTTTTCGCTGTCTGTTCCTGCTCCTCAGGATCAAGCTGAACATCAAACGGGGCCAGAATGACATGGCAGCCACGCATCTGAAAATACGAAGCCAATGCAAGGTGCAGTTGTCCGACCACATACTGGTGCTCAAACGACGGAGACGCCAATAAATAGGGAACGCCATCGAGCAGTTCCCAATTTCCTTCCCAATGTTCAATGTCGCGATACGTATAAAACGGCTTCTCCTTTTGCACTGCGCTCCCCCTTTCACTTGCTTTTCTTTCATCTTATCACATTGTTCCAGTTCCATCCCATATTTTTATTTTCCCATCCTATCATAAAAGAGAAAACAGCGGCCGCCACCGCTGTCAATGGTGTGTCAAGCAAAAGGTTTTTCCACGCGTTGCTCTTGCTCCCGCTCGATGATCGTCGCTGTCGCCATGCCGTGCCCGATGCAAATCGTCAATAACCCATAGCGGCCCTCCCGCCGCTCCAGCTCATGAACGAGCGACGTCATGAGCTTGACGCCGGTGGCGCCGAGCGGATGGCCGAGCGCGATGGCGCCGCCGTTGACATTCACTTTCGCAAGCGGGGCGCCGATTTCTTTTTGCCAGGCGAGCACGACCGGGGCGAACGCTTCGTTGATTTCAATGAGATCGATGTCCTCGATCGCAAGTCCGGCTTTTTTCAGCACTTGTCTTGTCGCCGGGATGACGCCATCAAGCATATACGTCGGGTCGGAGCCGACGACCGTTTGCGCGACGATGCGCGCTTTCGGCTTCAGTCCGAACCGGCGCGCCGCCTCCCCCTCCATCAGCAAAACAGCGGCCGCCCCGTCACTCATTTGGCTCGCATTGCCGGCGGTGATGACGCCGTCTTCTTGAAACGCCGGCTTGAGCGCGGCGAGCGCTTCCGGTGATGTATCAGCCCGCGGCCCTTCATCATCGGTGACAAGGATTTCGCGGCCATCGCGGTCAAGCCCTTTGACCGGGACGATTTCGGCGCGAAACTTCCCTTCGCGCAAGGCGGCCAAGGCGCGCCGATGGCTTTCGTAGGCATAGGCATCCAGCTCCGCGCGCGTCAGGCCGTATTTTTTGGCGATCCGCTCGGCCGAGACGCCTTGATGAATGAACTCGTACTTTTCATGAAGCGACGGCGGAATCGTCCGCTCATTGCCGTCGCTCAAAATCGGGACTTTCGTCATGCTTTCGACCCCGGCGGCAATGGTGACATCCATATCGCCGGAGCGGATTTCTTGAGCGGCAAAATGGATCGCCTGCTGACCGGAGCCGCACATCCGATTGATTTGCACGGCCGGCACTTCGATTGGGAATCCAGCCTCCAACGCCGCGAGCCGGCCGATGTTGTATCCTTGCTCGGCGATCGGCGTCACGCAGCCCATGACGATATCTTCTACCTGTCCTTTTTCCATTCCCGCCCGGCGCACGACTTCATCCAACACCGCCGCGGCCAGATGGACTGGATGAACGTCGCGGAAGACGCCGTTCCGCTTGCCGACCGGCGTTCTGACGGCTTCCACAATCACCGCTTCACGCACCATCTTCTCCTCCTTGTTAATGTTGTCAACGCCACGCCTTGACGGCGCAGCCGCACCGTTGTATCCAACGATGCACCGCGGCGCCGCCAGATGGGCCCGTTTCTGTCCACCCTCTCCGTGAGAGGCGCTTGTTCATTTTGCATACGTATAGAACCCTTTCCCTGTTTTCCGCCCTAAATGCCCGGCTTCGACGAGCTTGCGCAAAAGCTGCGGCGCCCGGAACCGGTCGCCGTACGCCTCGGTCATGTTTTCGCTCACAAACAGGAGCGTATCAAGCCCGACCATGTCAGCGAGCTCAAGCGGCCCCATCGGATAATGGAGGCCGAGCCGCACCGCTTTATCGATCTCCTCAGCAGAAGCGATCCCTTCCTCATACATGCGGATGCATTCCATCATATGGGCGGCGATCGCCCGCGTTGTCACAAACCCTTGCCGGTCTTTGACGACGACCGTTTCTTTGCCAAGCTCCGCGGACAGGCGGCGGATGGCGTCGACCGTTTCATCGGCCGTCGTTTCGCCTTTGACAATTTCAATGAGCTTCATCACCGGCGCCGGATTGAACCAATGCATGCCGATGACCTTCTCCGGCCGTTGGGTCGCGGCGGCAAGCGCTGTCACGCTCAGCTCCGATGTGTTGGTCGCCAAAATGACGCCTGGCTTCGTCCGTTCGTCAAGCTTTCGAAACACCTCTTTTTTCAGCGCCAAGTTTTCCGGCACGGCTTCAATGACAACGCCCGCTTCACGCACCGCTTCCGCCAAATCCGTCGTCGGGCGGATGCGGCTGAGCGCCGCCCGCGCCTCTTGTTCAGACAACTGCCCTGCTTTCACAAAGCGGTGCAAGCTTTTCTCTGCCGAAGCGAGCCCGTTTTGCAAGGCCGCTTCGGACACGTCATATAAATGCACCGTTTTTCCCGCCATCGCTGCCGTTTGGGCGATTCCGCTTCCCATCACCCCGGCGCCGATGACCGCAATCGTTTCTGCCATGGTGTTCGCCTCCTTTACTCCGTCGCCGCATCGGCATAGCGCGCCGCCATCTCATCACGCAGCTTCCGCTTTAAAAACTTGCCGACGCTCGTTTTTGGAATTTCATCAAGAAAGACGATGTCATCCGGCAGCCACCATTTCGTAAACTGCGGGCGCAAAAAGTCATACAGCTCTTCTTTTGTCACGCTTTTCCCTTCTTTCAACACAACGCAGGCAATCGGACGCTCCTGCCATTTCGGATGCGGCACGGCGACGACCGCCGCTTCGAACACCGCCTCATGGGCCATAAGCGCATTTTCCAAATCAACCGATGAAATCCATTCGCCGCCGCTTTTAATGACGTCTTTCGTCCGGTCGACGATTTTCACAAACCCTTCTTCGTCCACGGTGACGACATCACCGGTGTGCAGCCAGCCGTCGCGGAACGCCTCTTTCGTCCGATCGTCGTTATAGTATTCGGCGGCAATCCACGGCCCGCGCAAGCAAAGCTCGCCCATTTCCTGCCCGTCCCAACGAACCGGCCCGTTTTGGCCGATCACTTTCATTTCAATCCCTGGAGCGAGCAGCCCTTGTTTGGCGCGAATGTCGAGTTTCTCTTCGTACGGCAGCCCTTCTTGATAGCTTTTCGGGCGCGAGACGAGCACAAGCGGGCTCGTTTCCGTCATGCCGTACGCGTGAATGAACGGAATGCCGTATTTTTCTTCAAAGGCGCGGATGACCCCTTTCGGCGCGGCCGAGCCGCCGCAAATGACACGCGTCAGGCTGCTGACATCATAGCGGCCTTTCTCCAATTCTTGCAATAGCCCAAGCCAAATCGTCGGCACGCCGGCCGTGATCGTCACCCGCTCGGCTTCAATCAGCCCGGCAAGCACTTTCGGTGTAAACGCCGGCCCCGGCATGACGATCGTCGAACCGAACCACGTGGCGGCAAACGGCAGCCCCCAGGCATTGACATGAAACATCGGCACGACCGGCATAATGACATCGCGCTCGCAAAGCCCTTGCGTATCGGCCAGTCCTAGCGCCATCGCGTGCAAGACGGTGCTCCGGTGCGTGTAGACGACCCCTTTCGGATTGCCCGTCGTCGCTGACGTATAGCACATACCGGCCGGTTGGTATTCATCGAGGTCTTTGAAAAACGGGAATGCCGGATCGCCTTCAGCGAGCAGTTTCTCGTAATGGTATACCGGCGACAGTGTCGTTTCCGGCAGCTCGTCAGCGTCGGTCATGATGATGAAAGCGCGAACATTCGGAATCTCATCTTTCACCGCTTCAATAGCCGGCAGCAAATCATCATCGATCAGCAGAACGCGGTCATCGGCATGGTTGATGATGTAAGCGATATGCTGCGGCGAGAGACGGATGTTGATCGTATGAAGCACCGCCCCGATGCCGGGAATGGCAAAATACGCTTCCAAATGGCGGTGATGGTTCCAAGCGAACGTGCCGACGCGGTCGCCGACTCCCACCCCGAGCTGCTTCAACATGCTGGCCAGCCGGCGCGTCCGCTCCCCAATCTCTTTGTATGTATGGCGGACGATGCCGCCTTTCATGCGGGAGATGACTTGTTTTTTCGGAAAAAACAGTTCCGCCCGCTCAAGCATCATCGAAATGTTTAACGGTGTTTTCATCATCGGTTATTCCTCCCCCTTCAACAAATAAGCATGTTCATTGACTTTAGGCGGCGCTCCGACGTCCCACCGGCCATCCGGCCCATGCGCAGCCGTCCACACGCCATCCGGCTGCATCGCGACAAGGCGGCGAACTTGGCCGCCGGCAAACAGCTGCTTCGCTTCATCCGTTTCGAGCACCGGGGCGAGGCAAGCGTCGACCGTTTCCGCGAACGTGCTCCATTCGGAAAACGTTTTTTCACGAAACAAAGCGGCAAGCCCTTCATACACCTCTTCCCCCGGCTCGGCCGGCGCCCATTGCGCCTCAATCCATTCCGGGCGGCCGACCGCCTCGCAAAACTGGCGCCAAAAGTGCGGTTCGAGCGCTGCTAGGCTTATATAGCGGCCGTCCTTTGTCTCATACAGCTGATAACAGACGACTTCCCCAGCGAGCTCCGCCAGGCCGTTTTTCGGCCCGCCGCCATGCGCGATGGCAAAATGGCCGGCCATCATCGCCGTTAGGCCGTCGACCAAGGAAACATCCAAATAGGCGCCTTTGCCGGTTCGCTCGCGGGCAAACAGTGCGGCTACAATGCGCTCTGCCGCCGCCATGCCGCCGATAAAATCGGCAAGCGTGATCTTCGGATGAACCGGACGGCCGCGTTCATCAGCGAGCTGCGCCAATAAGCCGGAGAGCGCCATATAGTTTAAATCATGGCTGCCGAGCAGCGAGCGCCCACTCTGTTGGCCAAAGCCGCTGATCGAGCAGTAAATGATCCCTTCGTTGTCGCGGCGCACATCGTCATACCCGAGCCCAAGCCGCGCCATCACCCCGGGGCGGAAGCTCTCGATCACCACATCGGCGCGGGCGGCGAGCCGCTGAGCTTGCTCGCGTCCCTCGTCCGTCTTTAAGTCCAAGGCGGCGCTTTTTTTGCCGGCATTGTACGCGGCAAACAGCCGGCCTTCGGCGAACGGGCGCAGCCGGTCGCCGGATGGCGGCTCGATTTTGATGACCTCGGCTCCGAGTTGGGCGAGACGCCAGCTCGCAAACGGACCCGGCAAGTACTGGGAAAAATCAACAACTACAATGCCATGAAGCATATCTTTCCCTCTTTCTACAAGTCTAGCTGCCGGGCGATGATCGTTTTCATCATCTCGTTCGTCCCGGCGTAAATGGCGCTCACCGGAATATCGCGATAGCGCCGGGCGATCTCGTATTCTTCCATATAGCCGTAGCCGCCGTGCAGCTGCATGGATTCGGCCGCGACGCGCTTCGCCATCTCCGTGATCCACCATTTCGCCATCGACACTTCTGCGACGATTTGTTTTCCAGCCATGTGCTCCTCGATGACGCGGTCGACAAACGTGCGCCCGAGGGCGATGTCAGTCGCCATTTCGGCGAGACGGAACTGGACGGTTTGAAACTCGCTCACCCGCCGGCCGAACGCTGAGCGCTGTTTTACGTACTGCTTTGTGAGTGAAAACATCACTTCGGCCGCCGTCTGCGCGGCGATGGCGACGACGAGCCGCTCCTGCTGAAGCTTTTCCATCAAATAATAAAAGCCTTTTCCTTCCTCGCCGAGCAAGTTGCACGCCGGCACTTTCGCATCTTGAAAAATGAGTTCAGCCGTATCTTGGGCGTGCAGCCCGACTTTCTCAAGCTTCCGCCCGCGCGTAAACCCCGGCGTATCCCGCTCCACGACGAGCAGGCTGATGCCGCGGTGCGGCGGTTTGGCGTGCGGGTCGGTTTTGCAGGCGACGACGATCAAATCGGCGTGAATGCCGTTGGTGATAAACGTTTTTTGTCCGTTGACGATGTAGTCGTCGCCTTCTTTCACCGCTGTTGTCGAAATGTTCGCCAAATCCGACCCGGCCCCCGGTTCGGTCATGGCGATGGCGGTAATGAGCTCGCCATTGACACACTTCGGCAGCCATTTTTGTTTTTGTTCCTCCGTTCCGTACGAGGCGATGTACGGCGTCACAATATCGTTATGCAGGCCGATGCCGACAAGGCTGGAACCGACTTTTTCCAGCTCCTCATTGATGACGACCGAGTAGGCAAAATCAGCGTTTAACCCCCCGTACTTCTCATCGACCCATGGACAAAGAAAGCCGTTTTCCCCCATTTTCGCCCAAAACGACCGCGGAATGATGCCGCGCCGCTCCCATTCGCCATAGTACGGATAGGCTTCTTTCTCTAAAAACTTGCGGAATGCATCGCGGAAAATATGGTGCTCCTCGCGTAAATAGCGAGCTGTCACCGTTCATCCCTCTCTTCTGTTCGGTCACTTTTTCTCCGTTCCGCCCGCCGCCTGCTGTTTCAGCCGCTCGCGCAGCAAAAACTTTTGGATTTTGCCGCTCGCGTTGCGCGGCAGGGCGTCGATGAAATAATAGGCGCGCGGCCGCTTATACGGGGCGAGGCGGTCGCTCGTTTGGCAAAACCGCTCAAGCTCATCAGCGGTCAGGCGGTCATCTTTTTTGACGATGAAGGCGACGACTTTTTCTCCCCATAGTTCATCCGGTTCGCCGAGCACGGCGACATCAAGCACTTTTGGATGCTCATACAACACGTCCTCCACCTCGCGCGGATAGACGTTTTCTCCGCCGCTGATCACCATGTCATCGACTCGGTCGGCGACATACAAGTAGCCGTCTTCATCAAGGTAGCCGAGATCGCCTGAATGATACCAGCCTTTGTACAACGCCTTTTCCGTCGCCTCTTCGCGCTTATAGTAGCCGGCCATCATGCACGGGCCGCGCATAATGATCTCGCCGACTTCACCCGGCGGCAGCACATCGTCCGGGTCGGACGGCCCATCTTCCCGCGCGCGGACGACGCGGATTTCATGGTTCAAGCAGGCGCGTCCGGCAGAACCGGCTTTTTTCAGCTGCTCGTCTTCCAACAAAAACGTCACCGCCGGCCCCATTTCCGTCATTCCGTACGCTTGAATCAGCTCAATGCCGAGCCGCTCTTGGCATTGCCTCACAAGCGCGGGGGCCATCGGGGCGGCGCCATACAAGCCGAGGCGGAGCGAGGAAAGATCGTAATCGCTTACATTTTCCTGCAAGATCATATTCCACATCGTCGGGGCGCCGAACATGAGCGTAATTCGTTCGCGTTCGATCGTCTCGAGAACGAGCTTGGCGTCAAAATGATGCAAAATGACGCTCGCCGCTCCGGCATGCACGCGCGGCAGCAAGCAGCAATGCAGCTCGGCGCAATGAAACAGCGGCGCTGCCGCCAATCCGCGGTCCGTT is part of the Geobacillus sp. 46C-IIa genome and encodes:
- a CDS encoding thiolase family protein, whose amino-acid sequence is MVREAVIVEAVRTPVGKRNGVFRDVHPVHLAAAVLDEVVRRAGMEKGQVEDIVMGCVTPIAEQGYNIGRLAALEAGFPIEVPAVQINRMCGSGQQAIHFAAQEIRSGDMDVTIAAGVESMTKVPILSDGNERTIPPSLHEKYEFIHQGVSAERIAKKYGLTRAELDAYAYESHRRALAALREGKFRAEIVPVKGLDRDGREILVTDDEGPRADTSPEALAALKPAFQEDGVITAGNASQMSDGAAAVLLMEGEAARRFGLKPKARIVAQTVVGSDPTYMLDGVIPATRQVLKKAGLAIEDIDLIEINEAFAPVVLAWQKEIGAPLAKVNVNGGAIALGHPLGATGVKLMTSLVHELERREGRYGLLTICIGHGMATATIIEREQEQRVEKPFA
- a CDS encoding 3-hydroxyacyl-CoA dehydrogenase family protein, whose protein sequence is MAETIAVIGAGVMGSGIAQTAAMAGKTVHLYDVSEAALQNGLASAEKSLHRFVKAGQLSEQEARAALSRIRPTTDLAEAVREAGVVIEAVPENLALKKEVFRKLDERTKPGVILATNTSELSVTALAAATQRPEKVIGMHWFNPAPVMKLIEIVKGETTADETVDAIRRLSAELGKETVVVKDRQGFVTTRAIAAHMMECIRMYEEGIASAEEIDKAVRLGLHYPMGPLELADMVGLDTLLFVSENMTEAYGDRFRAPQLLRKLVEAGHLGRKTGKGFYTYAK
- a CDS encoding long-chain fatty acid--CoA ligase, which translates into the protein MMKTPLNISMMLERAELFFPKKQVISRMKGGIVRHTYKEIGERTRRLASMLKQLGVGVGDRVGTFAWNHHRHLEAYFAIPGIGAVLHTINIRLSPQHIAYIINHADDRVLLIDDDLLPAIEAVKDEIPNVRAFIIMTDADELPETTLSPVYHYEKLLAEGDPAFPFFKDLDEYQPAGMCYTSATTGNPKGVVYTHRSTVLHAMALGLADTQGLCERDVIMPVVPMFHVNAWGLPFAATWFGSTIVMPGPAFTPKVLAGLIEAERVTITAGVPTIWLGLLQELEKGRYDVSSLTRVICGGSAAPKGVIRAFEEKYGIPFIHAYGMTETSPLVLVSRPKSYQEGLPYEEKLDIRAKQGLLAPGIEMKVIGQNGPVRWDGQEMGELCLRGPWIAAEYYNDDRTKEAFRDGWLHTGDVVTVDEEGFVKIVDRTKDVIKSGGEWISSVDLENALMAHEAVFEAAVVAVPHPKWQERPIACVVLKEGKSVTKEELYDFLRPQFTKWWLPDDIVFLDEIPKTSVGKFLKRKLRDEMAARYADAATE
- a CDS encoding CaiB/BaiF CoA-transferase family protein; this encodes MLHGIVVVDFSQYLPGPFASWRLAQLGAEVIKIEPPSGDRLRPFAEGRLFAAYNAGKKSAALDLKTDEGREQAQRLAARADVVIESFRPGVMARLGLGYDDVRRDNEGIIYCSISGFGQQSGRSLLGSHDLNYMALSGLLAQLADERGRPVHPKITLADFIGGMAAAERIVAALFARERTGKGAYLDVSLVDGLTAMMAGHFAIAHGGGPKNGLAELAGEVVCYQLYETKDGRYISLAALEPHFWRQFCEAVGRPEWIEAQWAPAEPGEEVYEGLAALFREKTFSEWSTFAETVDACLAPVLETDEAKQLFAGGQVRRLVAMQPDGVWTAAHGPDGRWDVGAPPKVNEHAYLLKGEE
- a CDS encoding acyl-CoA dehydrogenase family protein, which produces MTARYLREEHHIFRDAFRKFLEKEAYPYYGEWERRGIIPRSFWAKMGENGFLCPWVDEKYGGLNADFAYSVVINEELEKVGSSLVGIGLHNDIVTPYIASYGTEEQKQKWLPKCVNGELITAIAMTEPGAGSDLANISTTAVKEGDDYIVNGQKTFITNGIHADLIVVACKTDPHAKPPHRGISLLVVERDTPGFTRGRKLEKVGLHAQDTAELIFQDAKVPACNLLGEEGKGFYYLMEKLQQERLVVAIAAQTAAEVMFSLTKQYVKQRSAFGRRVSEFQTVQFRLAEMATDIALGRTFVDRVIEEHMAGKQIVAEVSMAKWWITEMAKRVAAESMQLHGGYGYMEEYEIARRYRDIPVSAIYAGTNEMMKTIIARQLDL
- a CDS encoding fatty acid--CoA ligase, with product MYATIGEMFSQTVRKFPTREAVVEVATGRRYTYEEWERNVNRWANAFLEAGVRKGDRISTVLYNTLELATALFACAKIGAVFNPINFRLKAEEIAYILTDAEPKIVVFERAVEPQLAAIHSRFPHVSFWSIDRDPPPFAKSAHEQAGRAGEEAPRVHVEEIDLYAIMYTSGTTGRPKGVMHRHRDMIEQSVICHGMMRIRETDRGLAAAPLFHCAELHCCLLPRVHAGAASVILHHFDAKLVLETIERERITLMFGAPTMWNMILQENVSDYDLSSLRLGLYGAAPMAPALVRQCQERLGIELIQAYGMTEMGPAVTFLLEDEQLKKAGSAGRACLNHEIRVVRAREDGPSDPDDVLPPGEVGEIIMRGPCMMAGYYKREEATEKALYKGWYHSGDLGYLDEDGYLYVADRVDDMVISGGENVYPREVEDVLYEHPKVLDVAVLGEPDELWGEKVVAFIVKKDDRLTADELERFCQTSDRLAPYKRPRAYYFIDALPRNASGKIQKFLLRERLKQQAAGGTEKK